Part of the Bacillus sp. THAF10 genome is shown below.
AGCGGTTCTTTCCGTAAACCCGTGCAACACATCCCAAATTTTTGACCGTACAAAACCAGCACAAACCCACCAGTCATGAAGTCCTAATGTACGTGCAGCCCTTATGATCTCCATCATCTCGTCATCGCTTTGAATCATCTGTAGCACATCGTATTTATCCATAAATGTAACCCCTCTTTCAAACAACGAACATATATTCCTATTCTATCACACTAATTTTCACCCTAGTTATTTGAAAAATGGTACAATTAGGATATTTCCAAAGGGGGATAGCGATGCTAAAAAGAAAATACGGCGACCGTGCAGAATGGAAGCGAGTCATCAAACGCCAATACACCCAAACATTCCTAGATATAGAAAAATTCAAAGGGTATGTTACCTTACTCCACGTGCAAAAAGTCTCAGAGCCTCTCGAGGTTTCCTATGAGAAAAAGCAGGTCTGCATTGTGGATGACGGTTATATATGGCTTCAGCATTTTCCCATCCACGAGCAACACTCTCTAACGACCATGTTCAACGCCAAAGGAGAAGTCGTTCAGTGGTACATCGATATCGCGGAAAAGAACGGAATCGAAAATAATATTCCGTTCTTAGATGACCTATTTCTTGACATCGTTGTCCTTCCTAGTGGTGAAATCATTCAGAAAGATGCAGAAGAGCTCGAGGTAGCTTTGAAAAAAGGTTGGATTAGTCAAGATCAATTCAACATGGCTTGGGCAGAGGCGAACAAGATTAATAAGTTACTTCTTCAAAATGAGTTTCAATTGTTGGAGTTAGCGAAGCTACATAAGGAAATGCTGCTTGAAAAGAAAGATTTGTAATAAGTCACAGTTAAAAGGTGTGAGAGCTTTATCTAACTCAAAAAAGTAGCTTTGAACGAGGTGTCAACATGAATAACCAATGGAATAAAAAAATCTACAAATTATGGTCCCCGGTATATGATTTATTTTTCAACAAAGGTCCATTCCTTCAAGCAAGAAAAAAGATTTTTCAAGACATGACTTTCACCAAAAACCAAAAAATACTATTCGTAGGAGTTGGAACTGGAGCTGATTTAGTTAGAACTAATAGAACACAAAAATTCAGAGATTACAGCTATAGATTACTCTGATGATATGCTTAATAAAGCAAGAAATAAATTCAAAAATACCTCAATAAAATTTATAAAAATGGACGCACAATCGATGGATTTTCAGGATAACCAATTCGATTTGGTAATTGGAAGTCTTGTTCTTTCTGTTGTTCCAAACCCTGATAAATGCCTGGAAGAAATGATTAGAGTGGTAAAACTAAGCGGAGATATTCTGATTTTTGATAAATTTGTGCCTAAAGACAAAGAACTTTCTAAACTTAAAAAAGCAATTAGGCCACTCGTTCGATTATTAGGAACCGACATTGGCATCAACTTTGAAAGACTATACAACAAAAACAAAAAAATGATAATCATTAAAGAAGATAAATCTCTGATGTTTAATGGAATGTATAGAAAAATTATGCTTAAAAAAAATGAAGAAGCATGAAAAATGATACTTGTTGTTCAGAGCTAATAGATGTGCTAGTACGGTCTATGTGCTTGTATAAAGAATAATCAAGAGGTGCAAATAATGCTAACTAAAGAACAATTACTTCAAATTAAACAGCTTCAGGACGTCTGCGAAAAGGAGGGCGGATTTGAGCTGAAGTTAAATTTCGATATGCTTGAAAATCGTGACGAACATAACAAGGAAGACTTCTTTCATTATGAGGATGGCCAGCTTGTTGGTTTTGTGGGCAGCTACGGGTTTGGCAATAAAGTAGAATTGACGGGAATGGTGCACCCAGATTACCGACGGAGAGGGATATTTTCTAAATTATTTAAGATCGCAGTGGACGAGGCAAAAGCGCGAAACGCAACGACTATTTTGTTAAATGCGCCAACCAATTCCACAACGGCAAAAGAGTTTTTGAAGAACATTCCCTGCACCTTTTTGATGGCAGAACATCAAATGAAATGGCACCAAACCGAGTTGCATGTTGATTCTAATATCACGGTAAGACCTTCCACTTCAACTGAAGACATGGAAGCACAAATACAGCTTGAAGTTTCTTGCTTTGGATTTACTGAACAAGAAGCGCGGGAATTCAATCTACGGATGAGGAAGCATAACAGTGAAGATATGTACATCATAGAAGCAGAAGGAAAAATAGCAGGGAAAATTCGTGTATCCGAAGATAACGGCGAAGCTTGGATTTACGGATTCGCTGTCTTCCCTGAACTCCAAGGAAAAGGCATCGGCAGAAAAGCCCTATCCAAAGTCGTAAAAGTAGAGAACAAAAAAGGCCTCCCAGTCTTCCTAGAAGTCGAAGCCAAAAACGCCCATGCCCTCAAACTCTACGAAACTTGCGGCTTCAAAGTCTACCATTCGCAGGATTACTATAAAATGTGAGAGACAGAGGGACGGTTCTCGTGGTTCATTTTGCGATGCAACAGAACCTTCTCCTGGATCAACGGAGGAATCCCATGAAAAAGTGGTTAGTAATTATTATTATTGGACTCATCATAGTCACTCTTGGTGTCCTAGCTTTCAACAGTAAATTCTATTATCCGGAGCTGCCTGTTGAGTCCGTTAGTAAAAAAGAAGTCTTGCAATCTATTGAAAACGCTACAGAGCCAATCGTAAAAATAGCGAATGAAAAAAGCTATGAATGGTTCATAACAAGAATGGAGCAAGGACAAGGCCGTTAAAATCTTAAGCAAATGATAAGTGAAAAAGGTTGGGTTTTTGAAATGCAAGAAGGAGCTGGTTATTTTTTTGAAAAAAATGAGCAGACGCTAATTGTAGAAACACGGATGTGGACAGGTAACTATGTGATTGTGCAAGTGCCTGAAGGGTGGAGGGAGTAAATTTTTTGAAGGGAGTGATTTTACAATGTCGAAACAGATATACCTTGTAAGACACTGTGAAGCCCAAGGCCAACCGCCTCAAGCCGAGCTAACAGAAAAGGGTCTTCGGCAAGCGGAAGAGCTAGCAGGTTTTTTTGCTAGTAAGGAGATCGATCGTATTGTATCCAGTCCATTCCTACGCGCCGTTCAATCAATAACCCCTTTTTGTACGAAAACTTACTTGGAAATTGAAATTGATGATCGCCTTTCAGAGCGAATCCTAAGCACAGGAGACTTACCAGATTGGCTGAACAAGCTCAACGAAACCTTCGAGGATTTAGATTTGAAGTTCGCTGGCGGGGAGTCAAGTAAGGAAGCGATGAATCGGATTGTAAATGTGGTGGAGGAAGTGTGGAAAAGTGAGGCTGAAAACACCATCATCGTCACGCACGGAAACCTCATGTCCCTCCTCCTAAAACATTACGATCACAAAGTAGGCTTTGAAGAATGGAAGAAATTAAGTAATCCAGATGTATATTTGTTAAACGATCAAGATGGAAATGTGGAGCGGGTTTGGCGAGAGGAAACGGTAAGGGAACGATAGACTTTTATATAAGGAGAGCAATCATGATAACTTATCCAACTTTAGAAAAAGGTTCAACGATTGGGGTAACGGCTCCATCATCGGGTGTACCAGAAGAATTACATGACTTGTTAAAAACGGCAATAAGTCGCTTGGAATCGAAAGGATACCACACCATTAGCGGTCAAACTGCTTGGACTCAGGATAAAGTAAGGTCTGCACCTGCTAAGGTTCGTGCCGAAGAGCTTCAAAACCTAATGACCAATGAAAATATTAATCTTATCATTCCTCCATGGGGTGGCGAGTTACTCGTGGAGATGCTTGAACACTTAGACTTTGAAAAGCTGCAAAACAAGTGGGTGCTGGGCTATTCCGATATTAGCGTGTTGCTGCTGGCCATTACCTTGAAAACGGGGATAGCGACAGCTCATGGTACAAATTTAGTAGATTTACGAGGAGAATACGCAGACGAGACCACCGCGATGTGGGAAGCAGTATTATCCACTCAAAAGGGAGATTCTGTTTTACAACATTCCTCTGAAAAATATCAAAAAGAATGGCAGTTTGATAAGCCTAGCCCACATGTTTTTCATTTAACCGAAAAAACAGAGTGGCAATCCATTTCAAATGAACCGGTGACCATGCAAGGCCGTTTGCTTGGTGGCTGTGTGGATGTGATTAGACATTTAATTGGAACTCCATTTGGTGACGTGGCAAGCTTTAAAAAGAAACATATGCAAGGGGAGTCCATTATTTGGTTCTTTGAAAATTGCGAGCTAACGACTACCGACATACGTCGTACACTCGTGCAGATGAAGTTAGCTGGCTGGTTTGAGGACTGCGCGGGTATAATGTTCGGCAGAAGTGCTGCAGATACACCTGTAAAAGGCTATACCATAGAACATGTGTATCAAGAGCTTTCCGAAGAACTCAACATCCCAATTCTCTACAACATCGACTGTGGCCATGTTCCACCACAGTTAACACTCATCAACGGAGCATTTGCTGAAATCTCGATGAACCAAGGAAAAGGAACCGTTTTGCAAAGTTTTAGATGAAGCAGGGGGACGGTTCAAAAAACTTTTTCACCATAGTTTTTTTAAAACGAACGTTCGAACAAACTTTTTTGAAGTGATTGTCGCCCAAGAGATTCAGCTAGAAAAATGAAATCAACTTTTAAAAATGATTTATTAAAATAATGTCAACAAAGGGGATATGAGAGATGGAACTATTTAAAACCCAGTACGACTGGATTAAACATACGAGAGAAACGCTCTTTCAATATTGCGAAAGCATGGAACACGCTGATTATGTCAAGAAACTTGATAGCTTTGCCGGGGATTCTGTTCGCGATCTGCATGTGCATGCGGCTGACTGTTATCATTACTGGCTCGGTAAACGAGCACTTGGGAAAGAGTTACCCAACCTCGAACCAGAGAGCGTCAACAGTGTAAACGAGATGAGAGAGCTTTTCGTCAAAACCGATGACCTCGTGGAAGAATTTTTACGAGAATATCAAGGCAACTGGGACCACGCCATCCCTGTCACCTTCAAGAGCGGCGAAACTGCATCGTTCACCACGCTCTGGCTGTTCACCCACACCACCACCCATGAATTTCATCATAAAGGGCAGATTGTGAAAATTGGTCGCCAGCTTGGCTACACGCCGCCCGATACGGATTTGATTGACCCGAGGCTGGTGAAGGAATAGCTAGTGCAAGTTGTTGGGGGAGGCATTTATTTTGCGTCTCGCACGTATTTTTTGCGTATGACGAAAGGTGACAATCAAGCCGCAATAGAGTGACCATCTAAGTCCACTTTCGCCCATTGACACACCATGCAAAATCATATAGAATAGTCCCAATATTCAATACGGAAACAAAGGCTAGGAAGAGAAGAGTAGTTTGGGTGCATTATTTTCAGAGAGCCTCGGGTGGTGAAAAGGGGTAATAATGGTCTTAATGAAAAAAGTCTCGGAGCTTCGCACGGATCTAAGGGAACTTAGTGATGCTGCGACGGGATCTCCCGTTACAGAGATAGGGTATACTCCATGAACGAATGGACGTACCCGAAGAGGTTGGTATGGTGACATATCAATAAACTGGGGTGGTACCACGGAGTGATAAACTCTCGTCCTCAAGATGACAAGTCTTGGGGGTGAGAGTTTTTTTGTTGTCTTTTTAAAGCACTTTTCTAAAAGATTGTTGCTATTAACCAGGAAAAAGTCGGCTTTAAGACTTTTTCCAATCATTATGCGAAGAAAAATTGCCACATGTTTAAAACTCCCTACACGAAAAGAGCACGACAGCAACGTTGATTACGGGTGGCTTAACTATACGCAGTAGCAACAAAGTTTGCGAAAATAGCCTTTTTATAAAAATTAATGGAATGGAGCGAGAAAAATGAGAAATGAACAAACGGAAGGCAGATTAGAAAAATTAGAAGCATTAAGGACGCAGGAAATCGAGGTGTACCCTGAAAAATTTCATGTAAATTGTGACCTTGAGGAAGCAGCAAACCTCGCCGATGGCACACCAGAGGTACGAGTGGCAGGAAGAATGATGAGCATTAGAAGCTTCAAAAGCTTAACTTTTATCACCATTTCTAACATCCAAGGCAGCTTGCAGCTTTTACTCAAAAAAGGAGAAATAGGGGAGGAAGCATTTCAACAGTTTCATCAATTTTACGATATTGGCGATTTTATTGGAGTGGAAGGACTAATGTACACCACTCAAACCAATGAAAAAACGCTGCGCATCCAAAGCTATGTATTTCTGGGCAAAGCATTGCGCAGTCTTCCTGAAAAATGGCACGGGATAAGCAATATCGAGCTTCGCTATCGCCAGCGATATTTGGATGTGATGATGACAAAAGAAACGCAAAATCGCATGCTAGCCAGGAGTAAAATGGTAAGAGCCATTCGTCATTTTTTTGAAGAGAAAGGGTTTCTGGAGGTCGAAACACCAGTTTTGCAACACACATCATCCGGTGCACTGGCTAAGCCCTTTAAAACGTATCACAACGCACTGGACACAGAATTGAATCTCCGAATTGCGCCAGAAACCTATCTCAAAAGACTAATTGTTGGTGGCTTCACCAAGGTTTTTGAGCTAGCTAAATGCTTTCGCAACGAGGGTATCAGTCCACAGCATCTTCAGGAATTTACGATGGTTGAGGGATATGCGGCCTATTGGAACTATGAGGACACGATGTCATTGATGCGGGAGATGGTTCTATTTTTACTGGAGCAGACCTTTCAAACCACCACGATTGAACTCGACGGGCAACCAATTGATTTTTCGGAACCGTGGGAAGTCGTATCATTTCGGGAGTTGATCCTAAAAGAAACGGAAATTGATATCGATCTGTATCCCGATGTGAGCGAGCTTTGTGAGGAGGCAAAACGAAGGGAAATCGAGCTGGATTATGAGGAAGCGGAAACGCTAGGAAGAGGCAATTTCATCGATTTGCTTTACAAAAAAACGTGCCGCCCGCAACTTGTGAGGCCGACATTTTTGGTGCAGCACCCGATTGATTTATCCCCGCTTGCAAGGGCGAATGATGAAAATGCTAGTTTAACAGACCGTTTCCAGCTTGTGGTGAATGGGGCGGAAATTATAAATGCATACTCCGAATTGGTGGATCCCCTAGAACAAAGAAGGAGGCTAGAGGCACAAGCTAGCTTGAAAAGTGGTGGCGACCTCGAGGCGATGGAATTCGATGAGGATTATCTTACTGCGATGGAGTATGGCATGCCACCGATCTCTGGCTGGGGCTTTGGGATTGAGCGGTTGCTGATGGTCCTAACGGATTGCGACAATATTAAGGATTGTGTGCTGTTTCCGTTGATGCGGAAGGGGTAGAGAGGCGTTTTGGTAGCTTCGGGGTTGGGGGTTGGCGTTTATTTTGCCGGTTAGCCTCGTTATTTTGCAACTTCCATGATTATTTAGCTACTTTCATGATTATTTTGCCAAGATATCTATTAATTTTGCTACTTTTCTCGTTTTTTTGCCAATCGACGGTTTTCTTCAATTTTCGCAACATTATTGAAGGGAAAATAGCTAGCTTTACCCCGTTCCACTAACTTGTAAAAATATCAAAATATAATATAAATTTATTGAAAAACAATAAATATCATGCTAAATTCAAGTTATCACGATTAAAGCGAGGTGCTATTTATGAAACATGGTTCCACCCTCTTTTTGAAAATAGCGGTTTTCTTAATAGGAACACCGGTATTGGTGTTAAGCATCGTTGGAATAATTTCATTGTTGAATAACCCGCCAAGTGCAGAGTACGCGCCTATTCTATATCCTATTGTAGCGGGGATGCTTCTCACCACGATCCCGTTTTATTTTGCATTGTATCAGGCGTTTACACTTTTAAGTTATATCGATAAGAACGAGGCGTTCTCCCAGCTTTCAGTGGAAGCATTAAAGAAAATCAAGCTTTGTGCGATTACCATTGGAAGTGTGTATGTGGTAATTATGCCGTTCATTTATTTTTTAGCTGAGAAAGATGATGCGCCAGGTGCAATCATTTTTGGAATGGTTCCCATTTTTGCTTCCATCGTCATCGCCGTTTTTGGAGCTGTATTACAGAGACTTTTACAAGAAGCCATTGATATAAAATCGGAAAACGACTTAACAGTGTGAGGTGAATACGATGGCCATAATTATAAATGTAGATGTTATGCTGGCAAAAAGAAAAATGAGCGTCACAGAATTATCCGAGCGAGTGGGAATCACCATGGCAAACCTCTCCATTCTCAAGAACGGCAAAGCCAAAGCCATTCGATTTTCCACCCTAGAGGGGATATGCAAAGCGCTGGACTGCCAACCAGGCGACATTCTCGAATATAGACCCGATGAATGAGGCGGGGGATTATTCTATTATCTATAACAAAACGCTGGACTCACAAAGGTTCCAGCGTTTTTTGATGCTACCTCTTCCTTTTGAGCGGTCGGAACCGCCCCATAACCCTTGAAATATGCGTAATATTTTGAAATAATTGGCATATTAAGAAGGGTGTGTGTTTATTGAAGAAAGTCAGTTTATTTGTTTTGTCAGTAGGATTGTTGTTTGTGATTGTGGGTTGTACCAAGTCAGTAGAAAAAAATGAAGAGATGGTGAAGGGAGTTACTCAGGAGAGTTCTAAACAAACAAACCCCGATACCACCACTACCAACACAGAGGAAAATGGAAAGACAGAAGGGGAGTCAGAACCGGACACAAATGATAGCTTAAAAGAATTTGATGTCAAAAATTACTTAGAAGAGCATTACCCGGTAGAAAACTCTCACTATGTAACTCAAAATGGAGACTCAGGAAAGGCCAATTATACGGTTAACATCGTTGCTGATACGGAAGAGTATAGCGATGAAATGAAAGAGAAATTTGAGAACGGCCATACGAGAGTGTATGAAGAAATAGAAGTGATGGTTGAAACAGCGGAAAAAATAATGAATGAATTACCCAAAATCAATTCTAATCTACATATCGATTCCGTTAATTGGGTATCACATGATGGTGAATTCTCGGTTATGTTAACACAAGATTTTGAGAATAGTAGCTCACAGGTAGATACACAGGATAGCTTATCTCAGTATTCAAGCCAGCAAATTGAGTACGCTCGTGTTTGGCTGCTTCTTGGGCCAAATCAGGAGATAGATGAGTTGAATGTTACCTTTATCCCAGCTGGTCAACCTGTTAATCCGTACGATGAGACAAGTGCCACCTATCCAGAAACCGTCATTCAACTTGCAGGCTCTCGCTTAGTAGACGGATCGGTAACTTACAGCGGCAATGGAGATGGCACCATTAACGTGTACAAGGTGCCATTACGATTTGAGCAAAATGTTCCCGATGACCTTGATGAAAACTACATGCGCGAACTCACAACAAGCATGATCGAAAACACAGAACTAGTATATGTCGACCCAGGTGAAGAAAAGGAAATCATCAAACTAATTAAGTTACTTAGCATTCATCATTAAAAAGTGAGGCGGGGGGACGGTCGGTTCTCCCGCCCAACAAATGGTGATTGGTGAGTACGGCTTGGTGCCTGGAGTAAAGAGTGATGCAATAAATGTGAAAAATGATGCAATAACCGCGAAAAGTGATGCAATAACTCCGAGAAGTGATGCAATAATCCCAAAAAGTGATGCAATAACTCCGAAAAGTGATGCAATCATCTATCTATGTCCCCTCGGCAACCCCAAAATCGCCGCTGTCCCCCTCCAGAACAGCTAATTTTCTCTTTAATCCTAGCCTCTGACCAATAATCCTCCAATAACATCCCCCACGAGTCCGTCCGTGAGACAATTCAGTTGAAAAAATCCCTAAATCCAATAGTCAAAATAAATTTTCAAATAATGAACCATATTTTTCTATTTTTTGGTATTCTGAATAAGGAAGATGCTACTTTAGAGTTAGCCCACACACCATAAAGTAAGGGGGGGGAGTTTTATGGTCCAAAGACAAAGCAGATCTATCAGCACAAAACTATACCTAATCACTTTTATCAGTGTATATATCCTAATTAGCCTACCTGCAATGTTCGGTTTTGGCTTTGTAATTGATTGGGATCCTGAAGCAACACTTTATCAGAAGGTTAAAGGGTATGTCACCGAAGGGCTCTTTAGTTATGTTCTCTTTAAAATAGTCATTGCAAATGTGGTGGCGATACTTGTTAGTTTAGGAGTTTCTAAGAGGCGGCAGCATAGTGGAAATTAGCAAATTAGTTTTTTGTTTAAAGGGAGGCAATTATTATGAGGACACTCGGATTAACGTTATCCCTCCTATCTATCATTACAGTGTTTTTTCATTTTCCTTTAGGGGTTTTCATATTTGGAGCTGCCCTAGTAGTATGGGGAGTCGATAATCTGAAACGCCGTCAGAAGCTTTATTTTTACATATACCTAGCGTCAGGCTTTCTATTTATGGCTGGGGTTTGGTTGGTTGAAGGGAAAATTTAAGGATAGGAGCTACCAGATGATTTATATCATACGGCACGGTCAGACTGATTTAAATAAAGAACGGAGAATGCAAGGCAGAAAGGGGCTCCCGCTAAACAAAACGGGGCTTGAGCAGGC
Proteins encoded:
- a CDS encoding DUF402 domain-containing protein: MLKRKYGDRAEWKRVIKRQYTQTFLDIEKFKGYVTLLHVQKVSEPLEVSYEKKQVCIVDDGYIWLQHFPIHEQHSLTTMFNAKGEVVQWYIDIAEKNGIENNIPFLDDLFLDIVVLPSGEIIQKDAEELEVALKKGWISQDQFNMAWAEANKINKLLLQNEFQLLELAKLHKEMLLEKKDL
- a CDS encoding GNAT family N-acetyltransferase — encoded protein: MLTKEQLLQIKQLQDVCEKEGGFELKLNFDMLENRDEHNKEDFFHYEDGQLVGFVGSYGFGNKVELTGMVHPDYRRRGIFSKLFKIAVDEAKARNATTILLNAPTNSTTAKEFLKNIPCTFLMAEHQMKWHQTELHVDSNITVRPSTSTEDMEAQIQLEVSCFGFTEQEAREFNLRMRKHNSEDMYIIEAEGKIAGKIRVSEDNGEAWIYGFAVFPELQGKGIGRKALSKVVKVENKKGLPVFLEVEAKNAHALKLYETCGFKVYHSQDYYKM
- a CDS encoding histidine phosphatase family protein, whose amino-acid sequence is MSKQIYLVRHCEAQGQPPQAELTEKGLRQAEELAGFFASKEIDRIVSSPFLRAVQSITPFCTKTYLEIEIDDRLSERILSTGDLPDWLNKLNETFEDLDLKFAGGESSKEAMNRIVNVVEEVWKSEAENTIIVTHGNLMSLLLKHYDHKVGFEEWKKLSNPDVYLLNDQDGNVERVWREETVRER
- a CDS encoding S66 peptidase family protein produces the protein MITYPTLEKGSTIGVTAPSSGVPEELHDLLKTAISRLESKGYHTISGQTAWTQDKVRSAPAKVRAEELQNLMTNENINLIIPPWGGELLVEMLEHLDFEKLQNKWVLGYSDISVLLLAITLKTGIATAHGTNLVDLRGEYADETTAMWEAVLSTQKGDSVLQHSSEKYQKEWQFDKPSPHVFHLTEKTEWQSISNEPVTMQGRLLGGCVDVIRHLIGTPFGDVASFKKKHMQGESIIWFFENCELTTTDIRRTLVQMKLAGWFEDCAGIMFGRSAADTPVKGYTIEHVYQELSEELNIPILYNIDCGHVPPQLTLINGAFAEISMNQGKGTVLQSFR
- a CDS encoding DinB family protein; the protein is MELFKTQYDWIKHTRETLFQYCESMEHADYVKKLDSFAGDSVRDLHVHAADCYHYWLGKRALGKELPNLEPESVNSVNEMRELFVKTDDLVEEFLREYQGNWDHAIPVTFKSGETASFTTLWLFTHTTTHEFHHKGQIVKIGRQLGYTPPDTDLIDPRLVKE
- the lysS gene encoding lysine--tRNA ligase, yielding MRNEQTEGRLEKLEALRTQEIEVYPEKFHVNCDLEEAANLADGTPEVRVAGRMMSIRSFKSLTFITISNIQGSLQLLLKKGEIGEEAFQQFHQFYDIGDFIGVEGLMYTTQTNEKTLRIQSYVFLGKALRSLPEKWHGISNIELRYRQRYLDVMMTKETQNRMLARSKMVRAIRHFFEEKGFLEVETPVLQHTSSGALAKPFKTYHNALDTELNLRIAPETYLKRLIVGGFTKVFELAKCFRNEGISPQHLQEFTMVEGYAAYWNYEDTMSLMREMVLFLLEQTFQTTTIELDGQPIDFSEPWEVVSFRELILKETEIDIDLYPDVSELCEEAKRREIELDYEEAETLGRGNFIDLLYKKTCRPQLVRPTFLVQHPIDLSPLARANDENASLTDRFQLVVNGAEIINAYSELVDPLEQRRRLEAQASLKSGGDLEAMEFDEDYLTAMEYGMPPISGWGFGIERLLMVLTDCDNIKDCVLFPLMRKG
- a CDS encoding DUF2975 domain-containing protein, with the translated sequence MKHGSTLFLKIAVFLIGTPVLVLSIVGIISLLNNPPSAEYAPILYPIVAGMLLTTIPFYFALYQAFTLLSYIDKNEAFSQLSVEALKKIKLCAITIGSVYVVIMPFIYFLAEKDDAPGAIIFGMVPIFASIVIAVFGAVLQRLLQEAIDIKSENDLTV
- a CDS encoding helix-turn-helix transcriptional regulator, whose amino-acid sequence is MAIIINVDVMLAKRKMSVTELSERVGITMANLSILKNGKAKAIRFSTLEGICKALDCQPGDILEYRPDE